The Pelagibacterium halotolerans B2 genome has a segment encoding these proteins:
- a CDS encoding HesA/MoeB/ThiF family protein: protein MALTPAQSARYARHIVLKDMGGAGQQRLSAAHVAIVGAGGLGVPVIAYLAGAGIGRLTIIDPDSVSLSNLSRQVIYSDADLDTPKAQAAARFAARLNPEIAPSARVESVTSDNAGTLLAGADLVVEGTDNFAAKRAVAKVCADLEIPLVTGALGPFDGSITVLAPFLKREDGSHWPDFAALYPVDPTPEDSPPCELVGVLNVLPGIVGSMMANEAIKYLAGFGEPLLGKLLIYSARTGESRIMSYR, encoded by the coding sequence GTGGCGCTCACCCCCGCCCAGTCGGCCCGCTACGCCCGCCATATCGTGCTCAAGGATATGGGGGGCGCCGGCCAGCAGCGGCTCAGTGCGGCGCATGTGGCGATTGTCGGCGCCGGCGGGCTGGGCGTACCTGTGATCGCTTACCTCGCCGGAGCCGGGATCGGCAGGCTCACCATCATCGATCCCGATAGTGTGTCGCTCTCCAATCTTTCCCGGCAGGTGATCTATTCGGACGCCGATCTGGACACGCCCAAAGCCCAGGCGGCCGCCCGGTTCGCTGCACGGCTCAATCCTGAGATCGCGCCATCGGCCCGGGTTGAGAGCGTCACATCCGACAATGCGGGAACGCTGCTGGCCGGCGCCGATCTGGTTGTGGAAGGCACCGACAATTTCGCTGCCAAACGCGCGGTGGCCAAAGTCTGTGCGGACCTCGAAATCCCGCTCGTCACCGGCGCCCTTGGTCCCTTCGACGGCTCGATCACCGTCCTTGCGCCGTTCCTTAAGCGCGAAGACGGTAGCCATTGGCCCGATTTCGCTGCCCTCTATCCCGTCGATCCAACCCCCGAGGATAGCCCGCCCTGCGAGCTTGTCGGTGTTCTCAACGTTCTCCCCGGAATCGTGGGCAGCATGATGGCCAACGAGGCCATCAAATACCTCGCCGGCTTCGGCGAACCGCTTCTGGGAAAGCTATTGATCTACTCCGCCCGCACCGGCGAGAGCCGGATCATGAGCTACAGATAG
- the coaBC gene encoding bifunctional phosphopantothenoylcysteine decarboxylase/phosphopantothenate--cysteine ligase CoaBC, whose product MSVAGKHILLIVSGGIAAYKAITLIRLIQKAGGTVQVILTEGAKQFVSPLTISTLCGRPALSDLFDLTREAEIGHIELSRSADLVVVAPATAHILARMANGLADDLATTCLLATITPVLAAPAMNVRMWEAPSTRRNIETLRRDGIALVGPEDGDMACGEFGTGRMAEPEDILAAITDHFAHGKGPRPLEGRTIIVTSGPTREPIDPVRYISNASSGRQGTAIAEALASHGAIVKFVTGPAEFAKPRGCEIFPVETAVEMEGAVIAALPADAAIFTAAVADWRIAAPSDAKLKKDVSGTAPELDFVANPDILATVSHLPAGERPALVIGFAAETGNLETHARNKLARKGCDWLLANDVSPGSGVFGGPDTRILFLDGTATDDWGPQSKTAVAEKLADRIAKHFAAGS is encoded by the coding sequence GTGAGTGTTGCCGGCAAGCATATCCTCTTGATCGTCTCGGGCGGCATTGCCGCCTACAAGGCCATTACGCTGATCCGCCTGATCCAGAAAGCGGGCGGCACCGTGCAGGTGATCCTGACCGAAGGGGCAAAGCAGTTTGTCTCCCCCCTGACCATTTCCACGCTGTGCGGCCGGCCCGCCCTGTCCGATCTTTTCGATCTGACCCGCGAGGCTGAAATCGGCCATATCGAGCTGTCCCGCTCCGCCGATCTGGTTGTCGTCGCCCCGGCCACCGCCCACATTCTGGCGCGCATGGCCAACGGGCTGGCCGACGATCTGGCCACAACGTGCCTTCTGGCCACCATCACCCCGGTGCTCGCCGCCCCGGCCATGAATGTGCGCATGTGGGAGGCCCCGTCCACCCGCCGCAACATCGAGACCCTGCGCCGCGACGGCATAGCGCTTGTCGGCCCCGAAGATGGCGACATGGCTTGCGGCGAATTCGGTACGGGCCGCATGGCCGAGCCCGAAGACATCCTTGCCGCCATCACAGATCACTTCGCCCATGGAAAGGGGCCGCGCCCACTGGAGGGCCGGACAATAATCGTCACCTCCGGTCCCACGCGCGAACCGATCGATCCGGTGCGCTACATCTCCAACGCCTCCTCGGGTCGTCAGGGCACCGCCATTGCCGAAGCACTCGCATCGCACGGCGCCATCGTCAAATTCGTCACCGGTCCGGCCGAATTTGCAAAGCCCAGGGGCTGCGAAATCTTCCCCGTGGAAACCGCCGTCGAAATGGAAGGGGCAGTCATCGCCGCCCTGCCCGCCGACGCCGCGATTTTTACCGCTGCCGTCGCCGACTGGCGTATCGCCGCGCCGTCGGATGCCAAGCTCAAAAAGGACGTTTCAGGCACCGCGCCCGAACTCGATTTCGTTGCCAATCCCGACATTCTGGCGACAGTTTCCCATCTTCCGGCCGGCGAGCGTCCCGCCCTTGTCATCGGCTTTGCCGCCGAAACCGGAAATCTCGAAACCCACGCCCGCAACAAGCTGGCGCGCAAGGGATGCGACTGGCTCCTGGCCAATGACGTGAGCCCGGGCAGTGGTGTTTTCGGCGGCCCCGATACCCGCATCCTGTTTCTCGATGGCACGGCCACCGACGATTGGGGTCCGCAATCGAAAACCGCGGTGGCCGAGAAACTGGCCGACCGGATCGCGAAACACTTTGCCGCTGGTTCGTGA
- a CDS encoding DUF2259 domain-containing protein: MRTAFSVRKRDHLKWLGLALVFGATFPALAGDSAQFDAIGYSQDGRYFAFEQFGIQDGSGFAYAEIFLIDLSTDSFVGGAPFETRIETEMTPVAEARAQAYAEAAEALSEFEIVRPALPIALRGDGELGDDGLSISYGIPSYGLAEISGEYALNLEIFKAPSNQDCDFFEGSPMGVAVMRQTEGITEEIYRDTSVPASRHCVITYKFYGIFNPFDAWDNSSSVAVLSVWSHGFEGPDRRFIALPVGDGE; encoded by the coding sequence ATGCGAACCGCTTTTTCGGTTCGGAAGCGCGACCACTTAAAATGGCTTGGCCTTGCCCTGGTTTTCGGCGCGACGTTTCCGGCTCTGGCCGGTGACAGCGCCCAGTTCGACGCCATAGGCTATTCCCAAGACGGGCGCTATTTCGCTTTCGAGCAATTCGGCATTCAGGATGGCTCGGGCTTTGCCTATGCGGAAATCTTCCTGATCGACCTTTCGACCGACAGTTTCGTGGGCGGTGCGCCCTTCGAGACGCGCATCGAGACCGAAATGACCCCGGTCGCCGAGGCCCGTGCCCAGGCATATGCCGAGGCTGCCGAAGCGCTGTCCGAATTTGAGATCGTCCGCCCCGCCCTTCCCATTGCCCTGCGTGGCGATGGCGAATTGGGCGATGATGGCCTGTCGATTTCCTACGGCATTCCCAGCTATGGCCTTGCCGAAATCTCGGGCGAATACGCACTCAACCTTGAGATCTTCAAGGCTCCGTCAAACCAGGATTGCGATTTCTTCGAAGGCAGCCCGATGGGCGTTGCCGTGATGCGCCAGACCGAGGGCATCACAGAGGAGATCTACCGCGACACAAGCGTCCCTGCCTCGCGCCACTGCGTCATCACCTACAAATTTTACGGGATCTTCAACCCGTTCGATGCCTGGGACAATTCATCGTCCGTCGCCGTCCTTTCGGTCTGGTCGCACGGCTTTGAAGGTCCCGACCGGCGCTTTATCGCCCTGCCGGTTGGAGATGGCGAATAG
- the dut gene encoding dUTP diphosphatase produces the protein MTVGFKWLEHGRGLPLPQRQSKGASGYDLAAALADGEALVIAPGAFALVPCGFALALPVGYEAQVRPRSGLAARHGVTVLNAPGTVDADYRGEVKAILVNHGAAPFEIRRGDRIAQMVVAAVPDIALVEVDELEETARGTGGFGSTGT, from the coding sequence ATGACGGTCGGCTTTAAATGGCTCGAGCATGGGCGGGGCCTGCCCCTGCCACAGCGCCAGAGCAAGGGAGCATCGGGGTACGATCTCGCCGCGGCGCTTGCCGATGGCGAAGCCCTCGTCATCGCCCCGGGCGCCTTCGCGCTTGTTCCATGCGGTTTCGCTCTGGCGCTGCCTGTCGGCTATGAGGCGCAGGTTCGACCGCGCTCTGGCCTTGCTGCCCGGCACGGTGTTACCGTGCTCAACGCGCCCGGCACGGTCGACGCCGATTACCGCGGGGAGGTCAAGGCAATCCTCGTCAACCACGGCGCCGCGCCGTTCGAAATCCGGCGCGGCGACAGGATCGCCCAGATGGTGGTCGCCGCTGTGCCCGATATTGCGCTTGTCGAAGTGGACGAACTCGAGGAGACCGCACGTGGCACTGGTGGATTTGGCTCGACGGGGACCTAG